The Lachnospiraceae bacterium oral taxon 500 genome window below encodes:
- the thyX gene encoding thymidylate synthase (FAD) translates to MKIIKAGYEILDELSGEEILRKIEKVARVCYKSEDKIAEGSAEKIIRALIKSKHLAMLEHFSFSVKFIVDRGISHEIVRHRVASFAQESTRYCNYGNKGGEITVIEPRYWDYVPNDMVRNSLHDIWVEGVAKAENRYLELLSYGASPQEARAVLPNSLKTEVVMTANLREWRHFFSLRACGETGKPHPQMLEVAVPLLKELKGMIPVVFDDLEPMEVI, encoded by the coding sequence ATGAAGATAATTAAGGCAGGTTATGAGATCTTAGATGAGCTCAGCGGGGAGGAAATTCTTAGGAAGATAGAAAAGGTAGCGAGAGTATGCTACAAAAGCGAGGATAAAATCGCAGAGGGCTCAGCGGAGAAAATTATAAGAGCCCTTATAAAGAGTAAACACCTTGCGATGCTGGAGCATTTTAGCTTTTCCGTTAAGTTTATCGTAGATAGGGGAATATCTCACGAGATCGTAAGGCATAGAGTAGCATCCTTTGCTCAAGAGAGTACAAGATACTGTAACTATGGAAATAAGGGCGGGGAAATTACGGTAATTGAGCCTCGCTACTGGGATTATGTTCCTAACGATATGGTAAGGAACTCTCTACACGATATATGGGTAGAGGGCGTGGCTAAGGCAGAGAATAGGTACCTTGAGCTACTTAGTTATGGAGCATCTCCGCAAGAGGCAAGAGCGGTACTACCTAATAGCCTTAAAACTGAGGTAGTAATGACAGCTAACTTAAGAGAGTGGAGGCACTTTTTCAGCCTTAGAGCTTGCGGAGAAACAGGGAAACCTCATCCACAGATGTTAGAGGTAGCAGTACCACTCCTCAAAGAGTTAAAAGGTATGATACCAGTAGTATTTGACGATCTGGAGCCTATGGAGGTAATCTAA
- a CDS encoding DNA methyltransferase, protein MESMEILYGDPIDLIPYEKNPRINDYAVKKVLESIKEFGFRNPILVDEDMVIIAGHTRREASILAGMESVPYIILKDLTPEQIKAYRIADNKLAELSNWDEDLLKAELFELQAVDFPLEVMGFTEIDLQGIFEEKEIEEEKEKTPKEEKTTLPMLRFGSNSVRITEDDLILLSNRYNEYVELTPEEGFISWLLKRGL, encoded by the coding sequence ATGGAGAGTATGGAGATATTATATGGGGATCCGATAGACCTAATACCGTATGAGAAAAATCCGAGAATAAATGATTATGCGGTAAAAAAGGTGTTGGAGAGCATTAAGGAGTTTGGCTTTAGAAATCCTATCCTTGTAGATGAGGATATGGTAATCATAGCAGGGCATACAAGGAGAGAGGCGAGCATACTGGCGGGGATGGAGAGCGTTCCTTATATTATATTAAAAGATCTGACGCCAGAGCAGATAAAGGCATATAGGATAGCAGATAACAAGCTGGCAGAACTCTCTAACTGGGATGAGGATCTCTTAAAGGCTGAGTTATTTGAACTACAAGCGGTAGACTTTCCTTTAGAAGTAATGGGCTTTACGGAGATAGACCTACAAGGTATCTTTGAGGAGAAAGAAATTGAGGAAGAAAAGGAAAAAACGCCGAAAGAGGAAAAGACTACTCTACCTATGCTAAGATTTGGAAGTAATAGCGTAAGAATAACAGAGGATGACCTCATACTCCTTAGCAATAGATATAACGAGTATGTAGAGCTTACTCCAGAGGAGGGCTTTATATCGTGGCTACTAAAGAGAGGGCTCTAA